The sequence CTCTGGGTGCTGCGTGACATACTCGATCTCACCGGAACAAAATTTGGCTGTGGTGTGGGAAGCTGCGGCGCATGCACCATCCTCTTCAATGGGAAGTCTGTGCGCAGCTGCCAGTTGCAGGTCCAGGCCGTTGGTGAGGCTAAGATCACTACAATTGAAGGTCTTAGTGAAGATGGTTCACACCCGGTACAAAAAGCCTGGGAGAAAGCCGGGGTACCACAATGCGGCTATTGCCAGTCAGGGCAAATCATGACGGTTGCCGGCCTGCTCAATACAAATAAGCACCCCACAGAAGAACAGATCAGTACGGCGATGGCAGGCAATCTCTGCAGGTGCGGAACCTACCACCGGATCAAAGAAGCGATACTGGAAGCAATAGCAAAATAAAGTCCTCCCCCCCCATTGAATGGGGCTTCAAATTTTTATATGAATACCAAATTGCATAGACGCCATTTCATCAAACTCAGTTCAGCCGCAGGCGGCAGCCTTATCCTTGGCATGATGCTGCCAATGGCTTGCAAAACAGGCACCAAAGTGGAAGTGGCAGCATGCGACCCTTTGCAGCCTATGCCTTACCTGAAAATTGAATCAACCGGCGATATTACCATATATTTTGCCCGCGCAGAAATGGGCCAGGGCGTAAACACCTCGCTGCCAATGATACTTGCGGAAGAGCTCGACGCCGACTGGGCCAAAGTGAAAACCGACCTGCTGCCATATGGCGTAACAATTGAAAGGGCCGACAAGCCTGCATTTGGTGGCTACTATACCACCGGCGGGAGCCAAAGCGTATTAACCGACTGGAACGAAATGCGCAGGGTGGGCGCTACTGCGAAAGCTATGCTGGTAAGTGCTGCCGCAAAAAAATGGAATATTGCGGAATCTGATTGCAGCACAGCCAATAGTGTGGTCACCAATACAAAGTCGAAAGAAACATTAACCTATGCTGAACTCGTTTGCGATGCCATTAAGCTGCCCGTTCCAAAAGATGTGAAACTTAAAGAGGCCAAAGACTTCACCCTCATAGGAAAGCCTGCCCCAAGGAAAAACCTGGGTAACATGATCACCGGCAAAACAAAATATGGCATCGATGTAAAAGTTGACGGCATGGTATATGCCGTTGTTGAACGCTGCCCCGTGCTGCAGGGAAAAGTAAAATCATTTGACGACAGCGCCTGTAAAAATATAAGTGGTTATTTAAAAGCCATACAGTTCGACGGTGCAGGGGCACCCATGCATATACATTCCGGCGTGGCCATCCTGGCAACAAGTATATGGAGCGCCATGAAAGCCAGAAAGCTGTTGAAAGTGGAATGGGATGAAGCCGGCCATGGTAACGAATCCACAGATGAACTGTTTAAAACATTTGAATCAAGATCGAAGAACAAACCTGCTATTGAAGTCTTTAAGAAAGGCGATCCGGCTAAAGTGAAAGCAACCGCAGTGAATACCCTGGAGTCGGCGTTTGCTGCACCCTTCCTTGCCCACGGAACCATGGAACCCATCAATGTCATTGCTCAGGTGCAGAACGGTAAAGCGGAATTTTGGTGCGGTAACCAGTTCCCTGAATTTGCCCCTCCTACACTTGCCACTGAACTGGGCATTGACCCCAAAAATATACAGATCAACCTGGCCTATATCGGTGGCGGATTTGGAAGAAGGCTCTTTTTCGATTATATGCTGGAAGCGGCAAAGATTGCCAGGCAATACGACAAGCCCGTTAAGGTTATCTGGGACAGGGTGGATGATATCCGCAACGATGCATTCAGGCCTGCCAATTACCACCGTATGAAAGCATCCTGGGACGATACAGGAAAACTTTTGTCCTGGCAGCACCATTATGTTGGCAGCTCTATCAACCTGATGCTGGAAGGGCCGGATGCAAAAGTTATCGGGGATATGAATGGCGGTGCTACCGCCGATTTCTGGTACGACATTCCCAATGTAAAAACCGGGTTCACACATGTTGATTTTAACCTCCAGCGCGGCTGGCTGCGTGCTGTGGAAATCAATATCAATGTTTTTCCTGTTGAATCTTTCATTGACGAATTGGCTGTAAAACTGAAAAAGGACCCGGTGCAATTCAGGCTGGACCTGCTTTCCACGATGCCAAAGCGCATGACCGAATACCCATTCCAGGATCCGCAGCGCATAGCCGGCGTGTTGAAACTCGTTGCGGATAAAATAGGTTACGCACAACCCTTACAACCCAACCATTATATAGGTGTGGCCACACACCATTTCTCCTTCTGCCCTACTTATGTAGCGCATGCTATAGAAATTGAAATGCTTGCCCCTAAGAAATTCAGGATAGTAAAAGTGGTAGCAGCGGTAGACTGTGGCATTGTAGTGAATCCCGATGGTTTGCTTAACCAGATGCAGGGAGCCCTTGCCTTCGCGCTTACCCAGGCACTCAAAGGCGAGATCACCATAAAAAATGGCCGCGTTGAACAGGATAGTTTTTTTAATTACGAATTGTTGCGCTATCCTGAAATGCCCCCCATTGACGTGCATGTGGTACAAAGCGCAGAACCCTGCGGCGGTATTGGCGAAGTGGGTATGCCTACTGTTGCCCCTGCCCTATGCAATGCCTTAGCCGCAGCAGGTCAACGGCCTTATCGTTTGCCTTTGAAGAAAGATGGATATGAATGGGTGTGAATCAACAACAATTCGCGACATAATACGCCGCTATTAGCAAGACTGGTAAAACTGGCTTTAATAAACATCAGTGACTGCGCTGGCTCAGGTACAATAGTTTAAGGCCTGCAGCAAAATGGGTTGACATAAATCATCGAATCATTGGGAATAGATTAGTTTTGTGCGTAAATAGTTGCCAATCATGAAATCGGCACTAAAATTTTCCACTATTGTCCTACTCGCAGCAGCATTGGGCCATATTTCCTGCCAAAAAGAATTTAGTTGCGAAAATTGTAGGGATAATCCAACAGGCAGTAGTAATAAATCGCCCATTGCTCATGCGGGTGCAGACCAGGCTATATTGTTGCCAGTAGATAGTGTTATTTTAAATGGCAGTGCCTCCACTGATCCGGATAATAATATCATTAGTTATGCCTGGATAAATTTATCGGGACCTTCACCATGTAATATCGCAACTGCAAATGCTGTGCAAACAAAAGTTTCTAATCTTGCAGAGGGTATTTACCAGTTTGAATTAACAGTAACCGATGCGGATAGCTTGTTTTCAAAAGACACCATACAGATTATTGTTTTGAAATTTGTGCCGGCCTGTCCTGACAGGCCTTATGTTTATGGGAGACTTGTGCCAATAGGTTCACTTTCTATGAAAGGTGGTCTCTTAGCAAGTGCAACAGCAGGTAACAAGATTTTTTTTGGAGGAGGCGTAAGGGAAATTTTTTCAGGCGGCATTGGGGAACCTGGATATTCAACAAGAGTGGATATTTATGATATTACAACGAATACATGGTCCATTGCAGAATTGAGTCAAAGGTCCAGGCAAGGT comes from Flavihumibacter fluvii and encodes:
- a CDS encoding xanthine dehydrogenase family protein molybdopterin-binding subunit: MNTKLHRRHFIKLSSAAGGSLILGMMLPMACKTGTKVEVAACDPLQPMPYLKIESTGDITIYFARAEMGQGVNTSLPMILAEELDADWAKVKTDLLPYGVTIERADKPAFGGYYTTGGSQSVLTDWNEMRRVGATAKAMLVSAAAKKWNIAESDCSTANSVVTNTKSKETLTYAELVCDAIKLPVPKDVKLKEAKDFTLIGKPAPRKNLGNMITGKTKYGIDVKVDGMVYAVVERCPVLQGKVKSFDDSACKNISGYLKAIQFDGAGAPMHIHSGVAILATSIWSAMKARKLLKVEWDEAGHGNESTDELFKTFESRSKNKPAIEVFKKGDPAKVKATAVNTLESAFAAPFLAHGTMEPINVIAQVQNGKAEFWCGNQFPEFAPPTLATELGIDPKNIQINLAYIGGGFGRRLFFDYMLEAAKIARQYDKPVKVIWDRVDDIRNDAFRPANYHRMKASWDDTGKLLSWQHHYVGSSINLMLEGPDAKVIGDMNGGATADFWYDIPNVKTGFTHVDFNLQRGWLRAVEININVFPVESFIDELAVKLKKDPVQFRLDLLSTMPKRMTEYPFQDPQRIAGVLKLVADKIGYAQPLQPNHYIGVATHHFSFCPTYVAHAIEIEMLAPKKFRIVKVVAAVDCGIVVNPDGLLNQMQGALAFALTQALKGEITIKNGRVEQDSFFNYELLRYPEMPPIDVHVVQSAEPCGGIGEVGMPTVAPALCNALAAAGQRPYRLPLKKDGYEWV
- a CDS encoding (2Fe-2S)-binding protein, whose protein sequence is MPSYNLNINNKTYKADVDADTPLLWVLRDILDLTGTKFGCGVGSCGACTILFNGKSVRSCQLQVQAVGEAKITTIEGLSEDGSHPVQKAWEKAGVPQCGYCQSGQIMTVAGLLNTNKHPTEEQISTAMAGNLCRCGTYHRIKEAILEAIAK